From one Bombus huntii isolate Logan2020A chromosome 17, iyBomHunt1.1, whole genome shotgun sequence genomic stretch:
- the LOC126874980 gene encoding fatty acyl-CoA reductase 1-like isoform X9, translating into MDIINKETNENGTNEGLNKTNSLEEFYSGSGILVTGATGFVGKGLLEKLIRMCPRIAAIFILIRPKTNETIEQRFKKLTDDPIYDNIKAKHPSVLSKVYPVKGDVSLPDLGLSREDRNLLLEKVNIVFHSAATVRFNEPLHVAVNVNTKGTARVIELWSELKHPISFVHVSTAFSNANLHEIEEKVYTTSLKASEVIDMCDKFDKTSINEIENRILKTYPNTYTFSKNLAEQIVASKCKDLPAAIVRPSIVGASLEEPCPGWIQGTSAFTGIFLLISKGCATAIRGRRDARLDVVPVDFVVDTIICTAWHVTLQRGHEVKVYNCTSNANPYKWGQMKDTMVKCSIETPLNDTLWYPGCPMIANRYIYNVRSVIPYVLLAFVIDIFLRLRCSKPIMMKLLKNGHKLYTSVTYFTTHEWTFQRDNCSDLARKVNMLNDSDMVKLDLRDMDWEKYVAIYLMGIRKFILKQEFKSTARQRLSRLYWVHQITKTSGIIILLRIILCLVY; encoded by the exons ATGGATATAATCaataaagaaacgaatgaaaatggGACCAATGAAGGATTGAATAAGACGAATTCGCTCGAGGAATTCTACTCTGGTAGTGGGATTCTTGTGACTGGAGCAACCGGTTTCGTTGGAAAAGGTCTCCTCGAAAAACTGATCCGCATGTGTCCACGCATCGCTGCCATTTTTATACTAATTCGTCCAAAAACTAACGAAACGATAGAACAACGATTTAAGAAGCTCACAGATGATCCC ATTTACGATAACATTAAAGCGAAACATCCCTCAGTTTTGAGCAAAGTTTACCCCGTGAAAGGTGACGTGAGTCTGCCAGATTTAGGTCTTTCGCGAGAAGATAGAAATCTGTTGTTAGAGAAAGTAAACATAGTGTTTCACTCCGCGGCCACTGTGAGATTCAACGAACCGTTACACGTGGCTGTTAATGTGAATACAAAAGGTACCGCCCGTGTCATCGAGCTTTGGAGCGAACTAAAGCATCCGATTAGTTTCGTCCACGTCAGCACAGCTTTTAGTAATGCGAATCTACATGAGATTGAGGAAAAAGTTTATAC CACGAGTTTGAAAGCTTCAGAGGTGATCGATATGTGTGACAAATTCGACAAAACGTCGAttaatgaaatagaaaataggaTTTTAAAAACATATCCAAACACATACACATTCAGTAAGAATTTAGCAGAGCAGATTGTAGCAAGCAAGTGCAAAGATCTGCCAGCTGCGATAGTGAGGCCAAGCATAGTTGGTGCCTCTTTGGAAGAACCATGTCCTGGTTGGATACAGGGTACTTCTGCATTTACAG GTATTTTTCTGCTAATCAGTAAAGGATGTGCAACAGCGATACGAGGTAGGAGAGATGCAAGATTGGATGTAGTGCCTGTCGATTTCGTAGTCGACACGATAATATGTACTGCATGGCATGTCACGCTACAACGTGGTCACGAAGTTAAAGTTTACAACTGCACGAGTAACGCTAACCCTTataa ATGGGGTCAGATGAAAGATACCATGGTGAAATGCAGCATAGAGACGCCACTGAACGATACGCTATGGTACCCAGGTTGCCCAATGATAGCTAatagatatatttacaatgttCGGAGTGTAATTCCGTATGTTTTGCTTGCATTCGTCATTGATATCTTTTTAAGACTCCGATGTAGTAAACCAAT AATGATGAAACTTCTCAAAAATGGTCATAAGCTGTACACATCGGTAACATATTTCACCACGCACGAATGGACTTTCCAAAGAGATAATTGTTCCGACTTAGCGAGGAAAGTAAACATGTTGAACGACAGCGATATGGTCAAACTAGATTTACGGGATATGGATTGGGAGAAGTATGTTGCAATTTACCTCATGGGAATTAGGAAATTTATTCTAAAACAAGAGTTTAAGTCAACAGCCCGACAACGATTATCAAG